Proteins encoded by one window of Cupriavidus sp. EM10:
- a CDS encoding MBL fold metallo-hydrolase, protein MNALEHQLQYPFADTMPDPGTRQEVAPGVYWLRMPLPFALDHINLWLLRDRIDGRDGWTIIDCGITNDTIQAHWETIFANELEGLPVLRVLVTHCHPDHVGLAHWLCKRWDVRLWMSLGDYMSARVMAGGSGVGSNAGGDFAASHFARHGLTDPDNLEKLRARKSYYPSLVPDLPTQYRRLMDGDTVRIGTDPATASWRVITGFGHAPEHVALYNAATNVLISGDMVLPRISTNVSVFDMEPEANPLQLYLDSLGKYDDLPEDVLILPSHGRPFRNLHTRIQQLRDHHVDRLAETLAACAEKPCNAHDIVGVIFRRQFDIHQLTFAMGEALAHLHALWHRGELARRLDDDGVIRFTKA, encoded by the coding sequence ATGAACGCACTCGAACATCAGCTCCAATATCCGTTTGCCGACACCATGCCCGATCCGGGCACGCGCCAGGAAGTGGCCCCGGGCGTGTACTGGCTGCGCATGCCGCTGCCCTTTGCGCTGGACCACATCAACCTGTGGCTGCTGCGCGACCGCATCGACGGCCGCGACGGCTGGACCATCATCGATTGCGGCATCACCAACGACACCATCCAGGCACACTGGGAAACCATTTTCGCCAACGAGCTGGAAGGCCTGCCCGTGCTTCGCGTGCTGGTCACGCACTGCCACCCCGACCACGTCGGCCTGGCGCACTGGCTGTGCAAGCGGTGGGATGTGCGGCTGTGGATGAGCCTGGGCGACTACATGTCGGCCCGCGTGATGGCAGGCGGCTCGGGGGTGGGCTCCAACGCCGGCGGCGACTTCGCGGCCAGCCACTTTGCCCGCCACGGCCTGACCGATCCCGACAACCTCGAAAAGCTGCGCGCCCGCAAGAGCTACTACCCGTCGCTGGTGCCCGACCTGCCCACCCAGTACCGCCGCCTGATGGACGGCGACACCGTGCGGATCGGCACCGATCCCGCCACGGCCTCGTGGCGCGTGATCACCGGCTTCGGCCACGCTCCCGAGCACGTGGCGCTGTACAACGCGGCCACCAACGTGCTGATCTCGGGCGACATGGTGCTGCCTCGTATTTCGACGAATGTCAGCGTGTTCGACATGGAGCCCGAAGCCAACCCGCTTCAGCTCTATCTCGATTCGCTGGGCAAGTACGACGACCTGCCCGAAGACGTGCTGATCCTGCCGTCGCACGGCCGCCCGTTCCGCAACCTGCATACGCGGATCCAGCAGCTGCGCGACCACCACGTCGACCGCCTGGCCGAGACGCTGGCCGCCTGCGCCGAAAAGCCGTGCAACGCGCACGATATCGTCGGCGTGATCTTCCGCCGCCAGTTCGACATCCACCAGCTGACGTTCGCGATGGGCGAGGCGCTGGCGCACCTGCACGCGCTGTGGCATCGCGGCGAACTGGCGCGGCGGCTGGACGACGACGGCGTCATCCGCTTCACCAAGGCCTGA
- a CDS encoding MerR family DNA-binding transcriptional regulator has product MSAQPTSATYTITDLAREFEVTPRAIRFYEDQGLLSPDREGPSGRKRVYNGRERTRLKLTLRGKRLGLTLNEIREILDLYESPRDTAPQLQRFLHLLSQHRGTLERQLEDLQAQLAEIDQHERQCKALLATHHDAGHTHTA; this is encoded by the coding sequence ATGTCGGCTCAGCCAACTTCCGCCACCTACACGATTACCGATCTTGCGCGCGAATTCGAAGTGACGCCGCGCGCGATCCGCTTCTACGAGGACCAGGGCCTGCTGTCGCCAGACCGCGAGGGGCCCAGCGGGCGCAAGCGCGTCTACAACGGCCGCGAGCGTACGCGACTGAAGCTCACGCTGCGCGGTAAAAGGTTAGGGCTCACTCTCAATGAAATCCGCGAGATTCTGGATCTCTACGAATCGCCGCGGGACACCGCGCCGCAGCTTCAGCGCTTTCTGCATCTGCTGTCACAGCACCGCGGCACGCTGGAGCGGCAGCTGGAAGACCTGCAGGCCCAACTGGCCGAGATCGACCAGCATGAGCGCCAGTGCAAGGCGCTGCTGGCCACACATCATGACGCCGGACACACGCACACAGCCTGA
- a CDS encoding isovaleryl-CoA dehydrogenase codes for MTELPGLKFDLGEDIEMLRESVRSWAQAELAPRAGEIDRTDQFPMDAWKKMGDLGVLGITVAEEYGGANMGYLAHMIAMEEISRASASVGLSYGAHSNLCVNQIHRNGTAAQKAKYLPKLVSGEWIGALAMSEPNAGSDVVSMKLRADFKGDRFVLNGTKMWITNGPDCDVLVVYAKTEPDLGARGMTAFIVEKGMQGFSVAQKLDKLGMRGSHTGELVFQDVEVPVENILGAENGGAKVLMSGLDYERAVLSGGPVGIMQACMDVVTPYIHDRKQFGQSIGEFQLIQGKVADMYTTLQAARSYLYTVGKNLDALGTDHVRQVRKDCAAVILYTAEKATWMAGESVQILGGNGYINEYPVGRLWRDAKLYEIGAGTSEIRRMLIGRELFAETM; via the coding sequence ATGACCGAACTTCCCGGCCTCAAATTCGACCTTGGCGAGGACATCGAGATGCTGCGCGAATCGGTGCGCAGCTGGGCCCAGGCCGAACTGGCGCCGCGCGCGGGCGAGATCGACCGCACCGACCAGTTTCCGATGGACGCCTGGAAGAAGATGGGCGACCTGGGCGTGCTGGGCATCACCGTGGCCGAGGAATACGGCGGCGCCAACATGGGCTACCTGGCCCACATGATCGCGATGGAGGAAATCAGCCGCGCGTCGGCGTCGGTGGGGCTGTCATACGGCGCCCACTCGAACCTGTGCGTGAACCAGATCCACCGCAACGGCACGGCCGCGCAAAAGGCGAAGTACCTGCCGAAGCTGGTATCGGGCGAATGGATCGGCGCGCTGGCGATGAGCGAGCCGAACGCCGGGTCGGACGTGGTCAGCATGAAGCTGCGCGCCGACTTCAAGGGCGACCGTTTCGTGCTGAACGGCACCAAGATGTGGATCACCAACGGTCCGGACTGCGACGTGCTGGTGGTCTACGCCAAGACCGAGCCCGACCTGGGCGCGCGCGGCATGACCGCCTTCATCGTCGAAAAGGGCATGCAGGGATTTTCGGTGGCGCAGAAGCTGGACAAGCTGGGCATGCGCGGATCGCACACCGGCGAGCTGGTGTTCCAGGACGTGGAAGTGCCGGTGGAGAACATCCTGGGCGCCGAGAACGGCGGCGCCAAGGTGCTGATGAGCGGGCTGGACTACGAGCGCGCCGTGCTGTCGGGCGGTCCGGTTGGCATCATGCAGGCCTGCATGGACGTGGTGACGCCGTATATCCATGACCGCAAGCAGTTCGGCCAGAGCATCGGAGAATTCCAGCTGATCCAGGGCAAGGTGGCTGACATGTACACGACGCTGCAGGCCGCCCGCAGCTACCTGTACACGGTGGGCAAGAACCTTGACGCGCTGGGCACCGACCACGTGCGCCAGGTGCGCAAGGACTGCGCCGCCGTGATCCTGTACACGGCCGAGAAGGCGACGTGGATGGCCGGCGAATCCGTGCAGATCCTGGGCGGCAACGGCTATATCAACGAGTACCCGGTTGGCCGGCTGTGGCGCGATGCCAAGCTGTACGAGATCGGCGCCGGTACTTCGGAAATTCGCCGCATGCTGATCGGCCGCGAGCTGTTCGCGGAGACGATGTAA
- a CDS encoding 2-hydroxychromene-2-carboxylate isomerase, which translates to MTAPIDFYFDFSSPYGYFASTRIDELAQKYGRGVMWHPVLLGVVFKITGSSPLPSIPLKGEYCWRDFERTAEFHGIEYKRPTHFPLPTQHAARAMLWLQNHHGADLAAAFAKAVYRALFVDDLNIAEPAELARLAEALGVDPVAMNEGATSYQIKDQLKAEIDVAMAKGVFGSPFVIIDGEPFWGFDRFEQVEAHLKSRRQTELRAVGGNDITKEKKPA; encoded by the coding sequence ATGACCGCCCCCATCGATTTCTACTTCGACTTTTCCTCGCCCTACGGCTATTTCGCCAGCACCCGCATCGACGAACTGGCGCAGAAGTACGGCCGTGGCGTGATGTGGCATCCGGTGCTGCTGGGGGTGGTGTTCAAGATCACCGGCTCGTCGCCGCTGCCGTCGATTCCGCTCAAGGGCGAGTACTGCTGGCGCGATTTCGAGCGCACGGCCGAGTTCCACGGCATCGAATACAAGCGCCCCACGCATTTCCCGCTGCCGACGCAGCACGCGGCCCGCGCCATGCTGTGGCTGCAGAACCACCACGGCGCCGACCTGGCCGCCGCGTTTGCCAAGGCCGTGTATCGCGCGCTGTTCGTCGATGACCTGAACATCGCCGAGCCGGCCGAACTGGCCAGGCTGGCCGAGGCGCTGGGCGTCGACCCGGTGGCCATGAACGAGGGCGCCACGAGCTACCAGATCAAGGACCAGCTCAAGGCCGAGATCGACGTGGCGATGGCCAAGGGCGTATTTGGATCGCCTTTCGTGATCATCGACGGCGAACCGTTCTGGGGCTTCGACCGCTTCGAGCAGGTCGAGGCCCACCTGAAGAGCCGGCGGCAGACCGAATTGCGCGCCGTCGGCGGCAACGACATCACGAAGGAAAAGAAACCCGCATGA
- a CDS encoding acetyl-CoA C-acetyltransferase produces the protein MQHSNDPIVIVSAARTPMGAFQSELASLTAPQLGAAAIRAAVERAGVKPEQVQEVVFGCVLPAGQGQAPARQAALGAGLPLDVACTTVNKMCGSGMRAAMTVYDGLLAGSFDIAVAGGMESMTNAPYLIPKGRGGYRIGHGMIYDHMMLDGLEDAYDKGRAMGTFGEDCAAKYQFTREQQDAFAMESVRRAQRATESGDFRWEIAPVTVSGKGGDTVVDTDEGPRRIKVDKIPSLKPAFAKDGTITAASSSSINDGAAALVMMRESTAKQLGLVPIARMLGHTSHAQAPGWFTTAPVEAIAKLYRKLDWTTDSVDLFEINEAFAVVPMAAMHNLKIPHDKVNIHGGACALGHPIGASGARIMTTLIGALRKTGGKRGVASLCIGGGEATAVGIEIV, from the coding sequence ATGCAACATTCGAACGATCCAATCGTCATCGTTTCTGCCGCACGCACGCCGATGGGCGCGTTCCAGAGCGAGCTGGCCAGCCTGACGGCGCCGCAGCTGGGCGCGGCGGCCATCCGTGCGGCGGTGGAGCGTGCCGGCGTCAAGCCGGAGCAGGTGCAGGAAGTGGTGTTCGGCTGCGTGCTGCCGGCAGGGCAGGGCCAGGCGCCGGCCCGCCAGGCCGCGCTGGGTGCGGGGCTGCCGCTGGACGTGGCGTGTACCACGGTCAACAAGATGTGCGGCTCGGGCATGCGCGCGGCGATGACGGTGTACGACGGCCTGCTGGCCGGCTCGTTCGACATCGCCGTGGCCGGCGGCATGGAAAGCATGACCAACGCGCCGTACCTGATTCCGAAGGGCCGGGGCGGCTACCGCATCGGCCACGGCATGATCTACGACCACATGATGCTGGACGGGCTGGAAGATGCCTACGACAAAGGCCGCGCCATGGGCACGTTCGGCGAGGACTGCGCCGCCAAGTACCAGTTCACGCGCGAGCAGCAGGACGCCTTTGCGATGGAATCGGTGCGCCGCGCCCAGCGCGCCACCGAGTCCGGCGACTTCCGCTGGGAGATCGCACCGGTCACGGTGTCCGGCAAGGGCGGCGACACGGTGGTCGATACCGACGAAGGCCCGCGCCGCATCAAGGTCGACAAGATTCCGTCGCTGAAGCCGGCGTTTGCCAAGGACGGCACGATCACCGCCGCCTCGTCGTCGTCGATCAACGACGGCGCCGCAGCGCTGGTGATGATGCGCGAGTCCACCGCGAAGCAGCTGGGCCTGGTGCCGATCGCCCGCATGCTGGGCCATACGTCGCACGCGCAGGCGCCGGGCTGGTTCACCACCGCCCCGGTCGAGGCCATCGCCAAGCTGTACCGCAAGCTCGACTGGACCACCGACAGCGTGGACCTGTTCGAGATCAACGAAGCGTTCGCCGTCGTACCGATGGCGGCCATGCACAACCTCAAGATTCCGCACGACAAGGTGAACATCCATGGCGGCGCCTGTGCGCTGGGCCATCCGATCGGCGCCTCGGGCGCTCGCATCATGACCACGCTGATCGGCGCGCTGCGCAAGACCGGTGGCAAGCGCGGCGTGGCCAGCCTGTGCATCGGCGGCGGCGAAGCCACGGCGGTTGGTATCGAGATCGTCTGA
- a CDS encoding HAD family phosphatase, translating into MTAANQAARFDCVIFDCDGVLVDSEPIVHRVLNRVLNELGIEITLEESMKWFLGRAVRDELGNIEARLGKPLPRNFLSEWFVRRDAALIEELEAVPHIRQTIEAIKARGLPVCVASGADRIKVKLQLTHTDLLGLFVDPQDQREHIFSATEVEHSKPAPDVYLLAARTMGVEPSRCAVVEDSPTGATAGVAAGMTVFGYAARTDADELRAVGVKSIFTDMRDLPELIA; encoded by the coding sequence ATGACTGCAGCAAACCAGGCCGCACGCTTCGATTGCGTGATCTTCGACTGTGACGGCGTGCTCGTCGACAGCGAGCCGATTGTCCACCGCGTGCTGAACCGCGTGCTCAACGAGCTTGGCATCGAGATCACGCTCGAGGAATCGATGAAGTGGTTCCTCGGCCGTGCGGTGCGCGACGAGCTTGGCAATATCGAGGCGCGGCTCGGCAAGCCGCTGCCGCGCAACTTCCTGTCCGAATGGTTCGTGCGGCGCGATGCCGCGCTGATCGAGGAACTGGAGGCCGTGCCGCATATCCGCCAGACCATCGAGGCCATCAAGGCGCGTGGCCTGCCGGTGTGCGTGGCGTCGGGCGCCGACCGCATCAAGGTCAAGCTGCAGCTCACGCATACCGACCTGCTGGGGCTCTTCGTCGACCCGCAGGACCAGCGCGAGCATATCTTCTCGGCCACCGAGGTCGAGCACAGCAAGCCCGCGCCGGACGTCTACCTGCTGGCCGCGCGCACGATGGGCGTGGAGCCGTCGCGCTGCGCCGTGGTGGAAGACAGCCCGACCGGCGCCACCGCCGGCGTGGCCGCTGGCATGACCGTGTTCGGCTATGCCGCACGGACCGATGCGGACGAACTGCGCGCGGTAGGCGTGAAGTCGATCTTCACCGACATGCGCGACCTGCCGGAGCTGATCGCATGA
- the can gene encoding carbonate dehydratase has translation MSDAIAQLFRNNREWVDRVNAEDPTFFTRLANQQAPEYLWIGCSDSRVPANQILGLAPGEVFVHRNIANVISHSDLNALSVIQFAVEVLKVRHITVVGHYGCGGVKVALKRERVGLCDNWLRHVQDVADKHSAYLGTVLREDDAHTRLCELNVIEQVNNICQTTVLQDAWDRGQQVTVHGWIYGVSDGLLRDLGMAASSNDELQAQIAAALQQYGDPPQASIR, from the coding sequence ATGAGTGATGCCATCGCCCAACTGTTCCGCAACAATCGCGAGTGGGTAGATCGCGTCAACGCGGAAGACCCGACATTCTTCACCCGCCTGGCCAACCAGCAGGCGCCCGAATACCTGTGGATCGGCTGCTCCGATTCGCGCGTGCCGGCCAACCAGATCCTGGGACTGGCACCGGGCGAGGTGTTTGTCCATCGCAATATCGCCAATGTGATCTCGCACAGCGACCTGAACGCGCTGTCGGTGATCCAGTTCGCCGTGGAAGTGCTGAAGGTGCGCCACATCACCGTGGTGGGTCACTACGGCTGCGGCGGCGTCAAGGTAGCGCTCAAGCGCGAGCGCGTGGGCCTGTGCGACAACTGGCTGCGCCACGTGCAGGACGTGGCCGACAAGCATTCGGCCTACCTGGGCACGGTGCTGCGCGAGGACGATGCCCATACGCGCCTGTGCGAGCTGAACGTGATCGAGCAGGTCAACAACATCTGCCAGACCACCGTGCTGCAGGACGCCTGGGACCGCGGCCAGCAGGTGACCGTGCATGGCTGGATCTACGGCGTGTCCGACGGCCTGCTGCGCGACCTGGGCATGGCCGCCAGCAGCAACGACGAACTGCAGGCGCAGATTGCCGCCGCCTTGCAGCAATATGGCGATCCGCCACAAGCATCGATTCGTTGA
- a CDS encoding SDR family oxidoreductase, whose protein sequence is MPTALVLGASRGLGLEFVRQYRADGWRVVAAARSAEGVEALKALGAEAHQLDLTDAGAVAGLGWKLDGESFDVAIHNAGVIGPRTEGAQPIAQQDFDAVMHTNVLGPMMALPMLLPFVETGNHGRGGVLAVLSSRMGSIGGMDSNGAWMYRISKAAANAVLKSVSLDARHAICVALHPGWVQTDMGGPNADLTPQQSVAGMRRTLAGLTQNDNGSFHNYDGTAIPW, encoded by the coding sequence ATGCCTACCGCGCTCGTTCTTGGTGCTTCCCGAGGCCTCGGCCTCGAGTTCGTCCGGCAGTACCGCGCCGATGGCTGGCGCGTGGTGGCCGCCGCGCGCAGCGCCGAGGGCGTGGAAGCGCTCAAGGCGCTGGGCGCCGAAGCCCACCAGCTCGACCTGACCGATGCCGGCGCGGTAGCGGGCCTGGGCTGGAAGCTCGATGGCGAGTCGTTCGACGTGGCGATCCACAACGCCGGCGTGATCGGCCCGCGCACCGAAGGCGCGCAGCCTATCGCGCAGCAGGACTTCGACGCCGTGATGCACACCAACGTGCTGGGGCCGATGATGGCGCTGCCGATGCTGCTGCCGTTCGTCGAGACCGGCAATCACGGCCGTGGCGGCGTGCTTGCCGTGCTGTCATCGAGGATGGGCAGTATCGGGGGCATGGACAGCAACGGCGCGTGGATGTATCGCATCAGCAAGGCGGCGGCCAACGCGGTGCTCAAGAGCGTGTCGCTGGACGCGCGCCATGCGATCTGCGTGGCGCTGCATCCGGGCTGGGTGCAGACCGACATGGGCGGCCCGAACGCCGACCTGACGCCGCAGCAGAGCGTGGCCGGCATGCGCCGCACGCTGGCCGGCCTGACGCAAAACGACAACGGCAGCTTCCACAACTACGATGGCACGGCCATCCCCTGGTAA
- a CDS encoding YchJ family protein: protein MTKKRQSGAGAEPCPCGNGAYATCCGRFHRGEAVPPTAEALMRSRYSAYVLGDEGWLRQTWHASTCPEDLSADAGTRWLGLTVKSHAQQDDTHATVAFVARYKVGGRAHRLEELSRFVFEPREPGTPARWLYVDGDLKEQEGKD, encoded by the coding sequence ATGACGAAGAAGCGCCAGTCCGGTGCCGGCGCCGAGCCGTGCCCCTGCGGCAACGGTGCCTATGCCACGTGCTGCGGCCGTTTTCACCGTGGCGAGGCCGTGCCGCCCACGGCCGAGGCGCTGATGCGTTCGCGCTACAGCGCCTATGTGCTGGGCGACGAGGGCTGGCTGCGCCAGACGTGGCATGCGTCGACGTGTCCCGAGGACCTGTCGGCCGATGCCGGCACGCGCTGGCTGGGGCTGACGGTGAAATCCCACGCGCAGCAGGACGACACCCACGCCACGGTGGCCTTCGTGGCGCGCTACAAGGTGGGCGGGCGCGCGCACCGGCTGGAGGAACTGAGCCGCTTCGTATTCGAGCCGCGCGAGCCCGGTACCCCGGCCCGCTGGCTTTACGTGGATGGCGACCTGAAGGAACAGGAAGGAAAGGACTGA
- a CDS encoding enoyl-CoA hydratase/isomerase family protein: MQFTTLSVTAERHIATVTLNRPDVCNAFNETVIAELTGAFRALGDTPEVRAIVLTGNGPAFCAGADLNWMKKMAGYSDDENRADALTLAQMLHTVWVCPKPVIARVQGDTYAGGMGLVAACDIAVASATANFCLSEAKLGLLPATISPYVIRAMGEQAARRYFITAERFDAAEALRLGFLHAVVPPQDLDEKVAEIAATLANNSPNAVRESKRLVQEVAGREIDSGLLADTANRIAAIRASEEGREGVRSFLEKRAPSWKV, encoded by the coding sequence ATGCAATTCACGACGCTTTCAGTGACCGCCGAGCGCCATATCGCCACGGTCACGCTGAACCGTCCGGACGTGTGCAACGCGTTCAACGAGACGGTCATCGCTGAACTGACCGGCGCCTTTCGCGCGCTGGGCGACACGCCCGAGGTGCGGGCCATCGTGCTGACCGGCAACGGCCCGGCGTTCTGCGCGGGCGCCGACCTGAACTGGATGAAGAAAATGGCCGGCTACTCGGACGACGAGAACCGTGCCGATGCGCTGACGCTGGCGCAGATGCTGCACACGGTCTGGGTCTGCCCCAAGCCGGTGATCGCCCGGGTGCAGGGCGACACCTACGCCGGCGGCATGGGCCTGGTGGCGGCGTGCGATATCGCGGTGGCGTCGGCCACGGCCAACTTCTGCCTGTCCGAGGCAAAGCTGGGCCTGCTGCCAGCCACCATCAGCCCGTACGTGATCCGCGCGATGGGCGAGCAGGCGGCACGCCGCTATTTCATCACCGCCGAACGCTTCGACGCCGCCGAGGCGCTGCGCCTGGGCTTCCTGCACGCGGTGGTACCGCCGCAGGACCTTGACGAGAAGGTGGCCGAGATCGCCGCCACGCTGGCCAACAACAGCCCCAACGCCGTGCGCGAGAGCAAGCGGCTGGTGCAGGAAGTGGCCGGCCGCGAGATCGACAGCGGGCTGCTGGCCGACACCGCCAACCGCATCGCCGCGATCCGGGCGTCCGAGGAAGGCCGCGAGGGCGTGCGCTCATTCCTGGAGAAGCGCGCGCCGTCGTGGAAGGTGTGA
- a CDS encoding carboxyl transferase domain-containing protein: MPTLETKLNARSESFKANAETMQALVADLRQKIAKLAEGGGEDARAKHLGRGKLLPRDRVQQLLDPGTPFLELSQLAAFDMYDNAAPGAGVITGIGRVAGQECVIVCNDATVKGGTYYPMTVKKHVRAQEIAEQNNLPCIYLVDSGGANLPNQDDVFPDRDHFGRIFYNQANLSAKGIPQIAVVMGSCTAGGAYVPAMSDESIIVKNQGTIFLGGPPLVKAATGEEVSAEDLGGADVHTRLSGVADYFAQNDHHALSLARNIVQHLNRRKPDQIRLHEPQEPLYPVEELYGVIPTDTRKPYDVREVIARIVDGSEFDEFKARYGTTLVCGFARIWGYPVGIIANNGILFSESALKGAHFIELCCQRKIPLVFLQNITGFMVGRKYENEGIARNGAKMVTAVATAQVPKFTVIIGGSFGAGNYGMCGRAYSPRFLWMWPNARISVMGGEQAASVLATVRRDGIEGKGGQWGADEEEAFKAPIRDQYERQGHPYYASARLWDDGVIDPAQTRTVLGLGLSASLNAPIGDMKFGVFRM; encoded by the coding sequence ATGCCCACGCTGGAAACCAAACTGAACGCACGCTCGGAATCGTTCAAGGCCAACGCCGAGACCATGCAGGCGCTGGTGGCCGACCTCAGGCAGAAGATCGCCAAGCTGGCCGAGGGCGGCGGCGAGGATGCGCGCGCCAAGCACCTGGGGCGCGGCAAGCTGCTGCCCCGCGACCGCGTGCAGCAACTGCTAGACCCGGGCACGCCGTTCCTGGAGCTGTCGCAACTGGCCGCGTTCGACATGTACGACAATGCCGCGCCGGGCGCGGGCGTCATCACCGGCATCGGCCGCGTGGCCGGGCAGGAATGCGTGATAGTCTGCAACGACGCCACGGTCAAGGGCGGCACCTACTATCCGATGACGGTCAAGAAGCACGTGCGGGCACAGGAGATCGCCGAGCAGAACAACCTGCCATGCATCTACCTGGTGGATTCGGGCGGCGCCAACCTGCCGAACCAGGACGACGTATTCCCCGACCGCGACCACTTCGGCCGCATCTTCTACAACCAGGCGAACCTGTCGGCCAAGGGCATCCCGCAGATCGCCGTGGTGATGGGCTCGTGCACGGCCGGCGGCGCCTACGTGCCGGCGATGAGCGACGAGTCGATCATCGTCAAGAACCAGGGCACGATTTTCCTGGGCGGCCCGCCGCTGGTGAAGGCGGCCACGGGCGAGGAAGTCAGCGCCGAGGACCTGGGTGGCGCCGACGTGCATACGCGGCTGTCGGGCGTGGCCGATTACTTCGCGCAGAACGATCATCACGCGCTGAGCCTGGCCCGCAATATCGTGCAGCACCTGAACCGCCGCAAGCCGGACCAGATCCGCCTGCACGAACCGCAGGAGCCGCTGTATCCGGTGGAAGAGCTGTATGGCGTGATTCCTACCGATACCCGCAAGCCGTATGACGTGCGCGAAGTCATCGCGCGGATCGTCGACGGATCGGAATTCGACGAATTCAAGGCGCGCTACGGCACCACGCTGGTGTGCGGCTTCGCGCGGATCTGGGGCTACCCGGTGGGCATCATCGCCAACAACGGCATCCTGTTCTCGGAGTCGGCGCTCAAGGGCGCGCACTTCATCGAACTGTGCTGCCAGCGCAAGATCCCGCTGGTGTTCCTGCAGAACATCACCGGCTTCATGGTGGGCCGCAAGTACGAGAACGAAGGCATCGCGCGCAACGGCGCCAAGATGGTGACGGCCGTGGCCACCGCGCAGGTGCCCAAGTTCACGGTGATCATCGGCGGCTCGTTTGGGGCCGGCAACTACGGCATGTGCGGCCGCGCCTATTCGCCACGCTTCCTGTGGATGTGGCCGAACGCGCGCATCTCGGTGATGGGCGGCGAACAGGCCGCGAGCGTGCTCGCTACCGTGCGCCGCGACGGCATCGAGGGCAAGGGCGGCCAGTGGGGCGCCGACGAGGAAGAAGCGTTCAAGGCGCCGATCCGCGACCAGTACGAACGCCAGGGCCATCCGTACTACGCCAGCGCACGGCTCTGGGACGATGGCGTCATCGACCCCGCGCAGACGCGTACCGTGCTGGGCCTGGGCCTATCTGCCAGCCTCAATGCGCCGATTGGCGACATGAAGTTCGGCGTGTTCCGCATGTAG
- a CDS encoding acyl-CoA dehydrogenase family protein gives MIRDAVRQFAQDVIAPQAAQWDRDKTFPKDVHKELARLGAYGVAVPEELGGAGLDYLSLALILEEIAAGDGGTSTVISVNNCPVCSMLMAFANDAQKQRWLVPLARGEMLGAFCLTEPHVGSDASALRTTATRDGDHYVLNGVKQFITSGKHADVAIVMAVTDKAAGKRGISAFVVPTSTPGYIVARLEDKLGQHSSDTAQIVFEDCRIPADCLLGEEGAGYKMALSGLEGGRIGIASQSIGMARAAFDAALAYAKERESFGQPLFQHQAVQFRLADMATQIDVARQMVWHAASLKDAGRPCLKEAAMAKLFASEMAERVCSDAIQVFGGYGYVNDFPVERIYRDVRVCQIYEGTSDIQKILIARALG, from the coding sequence ATGATCCGCGACGCCGTGCGCCAGTTCGCGCAGGACGTCATCGCGCCGCAGGCCGCCCAGTGGGACCGCGACAAGACATTTCCGAAGGACGTCCACAAGGAACTGGCCCGGCTGGGCGCCTATGGCGTGGCCGTGCCCGAGGAACTGGGCGGCGCCGGGCTCGACTACCTGTCGCTGGCGCTGATCCTGGAAGAGATCGCGGCCGGCGATGGCGGCACGTCCACCGTCATCAGCGTCAACAACTGCCCGGTGTGCAGCATGCTGATGGCCTTTGCCAACGACGCGCAGAAGCAGCGCTGGCTGGTGCCGCTGGCCCGGGGCGAGATGCTGGGCGCGTTCTGCCTGACAGAGCCGCACGTGGGCTCTGACGCCTCGGCACTGCGCACCACGGCCACGCGCGACGGCGACCACTACGTGCTGAATGGCGTGAAGCAGTTCATCACCAGCGGCAAGCATGCCGACGTGGCAATCGTGATGGCCGTGACCGACAAGGCGGCGGGCAAGCGCGGCATCAGCGCCTTTGTGGTGCCGACGTCCACGCCCGGCTACATCGTCGCGCGGCTGGAGGACAAGCTCGGCCAGCATTCGTCGGACACCGCGCAGATCGTGTTCGAGGATTGCCGCATCCCGGCCGACTGCCTGCTGGGCGAGGAAGGCGCCGGCTACAAGATGGCGCTGTCGGGGCTCGAGGGCGGCCGCATCGGCATCGCGTCGCAGAGCATCGGCATGGCGCGCGCCGCGTTCGACGCCGCGCTGGCGTACGCCAAGGAGCGCGAAAGCTTTGGCCAGCCGCTGTTCCAGCACCAGGCGGTGCAGTTCCGCCTGGCCGACATGGCCACGCAGATCGACGTGGCGCGCCAGATGGTGTGGCACGCGGCCTCGCTCAAGGACGCCGGCCGGCCCTGCCTGAAGGAGGCCGCCATGGCCAAGCTGTTCGCCAGCGAGATGGCCGAGCGCGTGTGCTCGGACGCCATCCAGGTGTTCGGCGGCTACGGCTATGTGAACGATTTCCCGGTCGAGCGGATCTATCGGGATGTGCGCGTGTGCCAGATCTACGAAGGCACCAGCGACATCCAGAAGATCCTGATCGCCCGCGCGCTTGGATAA